From Cryptococcus neoformans var. neoformans B-3501A chromosome 6, whole genome shotgun sequence, the proteins below share one genomic window:
- a CDS encoding hypothetical protein (HMMPfam hit to V-ATPase_G, Vacuolar (H+)-ATPase G subunit, score: 127.4, E(): 3.2e-35), producing MVVDGRRDARSKWPAVAANSQGIQTLLEAEKEAAKVVQKARQYRVQKLKDARSEAAKEIEAYKAKKEEEFKRFESEHISRTSTSQTSIDSTTKTQLSELDDAVAKNKEEVVKKIVSRVLQSKPHLHPNLKKLEA from the exons ATGGTCGTTGATGGCCGCCGTGACGCTCGTTCGAAGTGGCCGGCTGTT GCTGCCAATTCCCAAGGGATTCAGACATTGCTCGaggcagagaaggaggctgcCAAGGTCGTCCAGAAGGCCAGACAAT ATCGAGTTCAAAAGCTCAAGGATGCTAGGTCCGAGGCTGCCAAGGAGATTGAAGCCTacaaggccaagaaggaagaggagttCAAGAGATTCGAATCTGAG CACATCTCTCGAACATCAACTTCCCAAACATCTATCGATTCTACCACGAAGACCCAACTTTCTGAACTTGACGACGCCGTCGCGAAGAACAAGGAGGAAGTCGTTAAGAAAATTGTCAGCAGGGTTCTCCAGTCGAAGCCTCATTTGCATCCcaacttgaagaagcttgaggCGTAG
- a CDS encoding hypothetical protein (Match to ESTs gb|CF194383.1|CF194383, gb|CF189980.1|CF189980): MARSKKGGRSSTGSKQAPPPQSSGQPHDAASLIEKAHTLLAQSNFELAIKFLERALEVEPTHAEAKELLGIAELEGGDAERGRECLIQLLPPHAPEAPAHPSPYLYLAQSAENPQEALGYYTTAAAMLEKIISAEEADAREKEKQVSGGEEVEDAVAEERKMAVNALLAMIEIWMSDLCMEESAEGNCDALISRALSILPNDPEARLSLASIRMSQSRFDEAKAIAMRLYNDFEGREAFDPILPPLPVRLALARLLLEHHEHLPALDIVSTIREEDTLNVEGAYLEGWALYLRAEALIENPALIQSDPAPISTPGEDLEEPEEPMSAEECLSEAMRSLIECAKLYADEDYLDEGIGAHVAELLEELEKRGVTPAMNDVEDDEDVEMQG; this comes from the exons ATGGCACGGTCAAAAAAGGGAGGGCGATCTTCAACCGGCTCAAAACAAGCACCCCCTCCTCAGTCATCTGGCCAGCCCCACGATGCAGCCAGCCTAATCG AAAAAGCTCATACGCTTCTTGCGCAGTCGAACTTCGAGCTTGCCATCAAGTTTCTCGAACGAGCTCTGGAAGTAGAACCTACTCACGCAGAAGCCAAAGAGCTCCTCGGTATCGCTGAACTCGAAGGAGGCGATGCGGAACGTGGACGAGAGTGCCTTATTCAATTGCTCCCCCCTCATGCTCCTGAAGCTCCtgctcatccttctccttatcTCTATCTGGCCCAATCGGCCGAAAATCCTCAAGAAGCTTTAGGTTACTACAccactgctgctgccatGCTGGAAAAAATAATCAGTGCCGAGGAAGCGGATGccagggaaaaagaaaaacaagtGTCGGGGGGcgaggaagttgaggatGCTGTTgcggaagagagaaagatggCGGTGAACGCGTTGCTTGCAATGATCGAGATATGGATGTCGGATTTATG TATGGAGGAATCTGCCGAAGGGAATTGCGACGCCTTGATTTCTCGTGCACTGTCTATTCTTCCTAACGACCCCGAGGCCAGACTTTCTTTGGCGAGTATAAGGATGTCACAATCCAGGTTTGACGAAGCAAAGGCAATTGCCATGCGCCTGTACAATGATTTCGAGGGTAGAGAGGCTTTCGACCCTATATTGCCCCCCCTACCCGTGCGACTTGCCCTCGcccgtcttcttctcgagcatCACGAGCATCTTCCTGCCCTTGATATCGTCTCTACCATTCGCGAAGAGGATACTCTCAACGTCGAGGGAGCTTACCTCGAAGGATGGGCTCTTTACCTAAGAGCAGAGGCTCTCATTGAAAATCCGGCTTTGATCCAATCAGACCCCGCACCTATATCCACTCCCGGTGAGGACCTCGAAGAGCCAGAAGAGCCAATGTCAGCAGAAGAATGTTTGAGTGAAGCTATGCGCTCTTTGATAGAATGCGCCAAGCTTTATGCAGATGAGGACTATTTGGATGAGGGAATCGGCGCGCATGTGGCTGAACTTCTGGAAGAGCTCGAAAAGAGGGGCGTGACGCCGGCCATGAAtgatgtggaggatgacgaagacgTGGAGATGCAAGGATAG